In one Butyrivibrio proteoclasticus B316 genomic region, the following are encoded:
- a CDS encoding NAD-dependent epimerase/dehydratase family protein — MKALFIGGTGTISMGIVKRLAEDPSWEVYLLNRGNRKNEVPASVKQITADIGNEEDVKKKLEGMTFDVVSDFIAFDVSAVERDYRLFEGKTRQYIFISSASAYNKPAASYVITEGTTLANPHWEYSRNKIACEEFLLSKYRENGFPVTIVRPSHTYDERHIPLGVHGKKGFYQVIKRMQEGKPVIIQGDGSSLWAVTFNSDFAIGFIGLMGNRHAIGEAFQITGDEILSWDQIYKTVADALSVELRPYHVSSDLLSEVGKEYGYDFEGELLGDKAVSVVFDNSKVKRLAPQMTTNIPFHKGVRRALDYILSHPEEYEEDPEFDAFCDKVIDALDNAKKAIISSANK, encoded by the coding sequence ATGAAGGCACTATTTATTGGCGGAACAGGAACTATCAGCATGGGAATAGTAAAGAGACTTGCTGAGGATCCTTCGTGGGAAGTATATCTTCTCAACAGAGGCAACAGGAAAAATGAAGTTCCTGCATCTGTTAAGCAGATTACTGCAGACATTGGCAATGAAGAAGATGTCAAAAAGAAACTTGAAGGTATGACTTTTGATGTAGTAAGTGATTTTATAGCATTTGATGTCAGTGCTGTGGAGAGGGACTATCGTCTTTTTGAAGGAAAAACAAGGCAGTATATTTTTATCAGTTCTGCGTCTGCCTATAATAAGCCTGCAGCTTCCTATGTGATAACTGAAGGAACAACACTTGCTAATCCGCACTGGGAGTACTCCAGAAATAAGATTGCATGTGAGGAGTTTCTTTTGTCAAAATATCGTGAGAACGGCTTCCCTGTTACGATTGTAAGACCAAGTCACACATATGATGAGAGACATATTCCGCTTGGAGTGCATGGTAAAAAAGGCTTTTATCAGGTTATAAAGAGAATGCAGGAGGGAAAACCTGTTATCATTCAGGGCGATGGATCTTCTCTCTGGGCTGTTACCTTTAACAGTGACTTTGCCATTGGTTTCATTGGACTTATGGGAAACAGACATGCAATTGGCGAAGCCTTCCAGATCACAGGAGATGAGATCCTTAGCTGGGATCAGATATACAAGACAGTTGCAGATGCATTGTCAGTAGAACTAAGGCCCTACCATGTTTCATCAGATTTACTGAGTGAAGTGGGCAAGGAATATGGTTATGACTTTGAAGGAGAGCTGCTGGGAGATAAGGCAGTTTCTGTAGTTTTTGATAACAGCAAGGTGAAGAGGCTCGCTCCACAGATGACTACAAATATCCCATTCCACAAAGGGGTTCGCCGGGCTCTTGACTACATATTATCTCATCCAGAGGAATATGAAGAAGATCCGGAATTTGATGCATTTTGTGACAAGGTGATTGATGCGCTTGATAATGCTAAAAAGGCAATAATATCATCAGCTAATAAGTGA
- a CDS encoding 6-phosphofructokinase produces the protein MNKKNVLVAQSGGPTSAINASLAGVLKATIDSDNYDRCYGAINGVLGVLSENYLDLTDKAKEDSDFIKLLNQTPAMYLGSCRFKLPEYRDDDSSYSFIFSQFRKLNIGAFFYIGGNDSMDTVLKLSNYAREIGSDVKIIGVPKTIDNDLCNTDHTPGFGSAAKYIASSLLEIAHDTFIYAVKSVTIVEIMGRDAGWLTAASALARNGYSTAPHLIYLPEVPFDKEKFISDVRHELSKRNNVIIAVSEGIRDKDGNYITSSKAMADTFGHQQLSGAGKALEFLVKENIDVKVRSVEINVLQRCAAHLASKTDLDESFAQGKKAVALSEEGQTGCMVVLKRISNAPYQVEYSYAQIKDIANEAKSVPVEWINREENDITEEFIEYLRPLIVGEAEHYYENGIPKYLDISHLNQKH, from the coding sequence ATGAATAAGAAAAACGTTCTTGTTGCACAGTCAGGGGGACCAACTTCCGCGATCAATGCGAGTCTTGCGGGAGTGTTGAAGGCTACGATCGACTCGGATAATTATGATCGATGTTATGGGGCTATTAATGGTGTTTTGGGGGTGTTATCAGAAAATTACCTTGATCTTACCGATAAGGCAAAAGAGGATTCGGATTTCATTAAACTTCTAAATCAAACTCCTGCTATGTATTTGGGAAGTTGCCGTTTTAAACTTCCGGAGTACAGGGATGATGATTCTTCTTACTCTTTTATTTTTTCACAGTTTAGAAAGCTTAATATTGGGGCCTTTTTCTATATTGGCGGCAATGACAGTATGGATACTGTTCTCAAGTTGTCGAATTATGCCAGAGAAATCGGCTCAGACGTTAAGATAATCGGTGTTCCCAAGACTATTGATAATGACTTGTGCAACACAGATCACACACCGGGCTTTGGTTCTGCAGCCAAATATATTGCAAGCTCTTTGCTTGAAATTGCCCATGATACATTTATCTATGCAGTTAAATCTGTTACTATTGTCGAAATAATGGGGCGTGATGCCGGCTGGCTCACAGCAGCGTCAGCTCTTGCCAGAAACGGCTATTCTACAGCGCCGCATCTTATTTATCTTCCTGAAGTTCCTTTTGATAAGGAAAAATTTATCTCAGATGTTCGCCATGAACTTTCAAAACGAAATAACGTAATAATTGCTGTGTCCGAGGGAATTAGGGATAAGGACGGCAACTACATCACATCCAGCAAGGCTATGGCAGATACCTTTGGACACCAGCAGTTGTCAGGTGCAGGAAAGGCTTTGGAATTTCTTGTAAAAGAGAACATTGATGTCAAAGTTCGTTCCGTAGAGATCAATGTACTTCAAAGATGTGCGGCTCATTTGGCAAGTAAAACCGATCTCGATGAGTCTTTTGCCCAGGGTAAAAAAGCTGTGGCTCTTTCTGAAGAAGGACAGACAGGCTGCATGGTTGTGCTAAAGAGAATTAGCAATGCGCCTTATCAGGTAGAGTATAGCTATGCACAGATCAAAGATATTGCAAATGAAGCCAAGTCTGTTCCTGTAGAGTGGATAAATAGGGAAGAAAACGACATAACAGAGGAATTTATAGAATATCTCAGGCCGCTTATTGTTGGGGAGGCTGAGCATTATTATGAAAATGGAATTCCAAAGTATTTGGATATTTCACACTTAAATCAAAAGCATTAA
- a CDS encoding winged helix-turn-helix transcriptional regulator yields MRKEPLCEEIAGEGCGLKKVLNIIGGKWKIMILCVIDNNEVARYGDLRRSVYGITNTMLAQSLKDLETDGLVCRTQYDEMPVRVEYTLTEKAKSLIPILLQLKKWGEENL; encoded by the coding sequence ATGAGAAAAGAACCTTTATGTGAAGAAATTGCAGGAGAAGGCTGCGGATTAAAAAAAGTATTGAATATAATTGGCGGTAAATGGAAGATTATGATCCTATGCGTTATAGATAATAATGAAGTTGCCAGATATGGTGATTTAAGGCGCTCTGTTTATGGCATTACCAACACCATGCTCGCACAATCTCTCAAGGATTTGGAGACTGATGGGCTGGTATGCAGGACTCAGTACGATGAAATGCCTGTGAGGGTTGAGTATACACTCACAGAAAAAGCAAAGAGCCTGATTCCCATTCTTTTGCAACTGAAAAAGTGGGGCGAAGAAAATCTATAG
- a CDS encoding 4Fe-4S binding protein, whose protein sequence is MAKKKASVNTDICVACGVCRLQCPREAISIYRGCYANVNEELCVGCGLCQKACPAEAIDLIERN, encoded by the coding sequence ATGGCAAAAAAGAAAGCAAGTGTTAATACAGACATCTGCGTAGCCTGCGGTGTATGTAGACTTCAATGTCCCAGAGAGGCTATCTCGATTTACAGAGGCTGCTATGCAAATGTAAATGAAGAATTATGCGTTGGCTGTGGGCTGTGCCAAAAAGCCTGCCCCGCTGAAGCAATTGATCTGATAGAAAGGAACTGA
- a CDS encoding 4Fe-4S binding protein has protein sequence MANKKKTHWYNYLWIWSIVYFALGFFNILFAWLGMIDFVLPLIFAAVFGNKWFCNNMCGRGQLFWVLGRKAKLSRRKPAPKWLSSKWFRYGFLVFFLTMFGTMIFQTYLVFSGADSLHKAIKLFWTFKVPWKQAYSGSILPDWVAQFGFGFYSLMLTSTLIGLIVMVLYKERTWCTFCPMGTMTQGICKLKAK, from the coding sequence ATGGCTAACAAGAAGAAAACCCATTGGTACAATTATTTATGGATCTGGAGCATAGTTTATTTTGCTCTTGGTTTTTTCAATATTCTCTTTGCATGGCTTGGCATGATTGATTTTGTGCTTCCGCTAATATTTGCTGCAGTCTTCGGTAATAAGTGGTTTTGCAACAATATGTGCGGACGAGGCCAGCTATTTTGGGTACTTGGAAGAAAAGCCAAACTCTCGAGAAGAAAGCCTGCACCTAAGTGGCTGTCTTCAAAATGGTTCAGGTACGGTTTTCTGGTATTCTTCCTGACCATGTTCGGAACCATGATATTCCAGACATATCTGGTATTTTCAGGAGCTGACAGCTTGCACAAGGCTATTAAACTATTCTGGACATTCAAAGTGCCTTGGAAACAGGCATATTCCGGAAGTATTCTTCCGGACTGGGTAGCTCAGTTTGGCTTTGGCTTTTACAGCCTGATGCTGACATCCACTTTGATAGGGCTGATCGTCATGGTACTATATAAAGAAAGAACCTGGTGTACCTTCTGTCCAATGGGCACTATGACACAGGGAATATGCAAATTAAAGGCTAAGTGA
- a CDS encoding C-GCAxxG-C-C family protein — MTLQERADLAANLKATGQCNCTQSVLKVFEDVIDISPEELSKLASGFAAGMGCMESTCGALIGAVMTAGMITGGAGTPRYSKEIVAQFNDKCGATICKDLKGINTGKVLCECPDCVRNAVLSLGETLNLK; from the coding sequence ATGACACTACAAGAAAGAGCTGATTTAGCAGCAAATTTAAAGGCAACCGGACAATGTAACTGTACTCAGTCAGTACTGAAAGTTTTCGAAGATGTTATCGATATTTCCCCGGAAGAACTATCCAAACTTGCTTCAGGCTTTGCAGCAGGCATGGGCTGCATGGAGAGCACCTGCGGTGCTTTGATTGGTGCAGTAATGACTGCCGGAATGATAACCGGTGGCGCAGGAACCCCCAGGTATTCCAAGGAGATCGTTGCACAGTTTAATGACAAATGCGGCGCTACGATATGCAAAGACTTAAAGGGAATAAACACTGGCAAAGTTCTATGCGAATGCCCGGACTGTGTAAGAAATGCGGTTCTCTCACTTGGAGAAACCTTAAATCTCAAATAA
- a CDS encoding PaaI family thioesterase: MVIKVRKARSEKEAAMREKMIPELYANEYNSFIGFEIMELSSTYSKARIKADSRLHNTYGSIHGGALLSFVDAMAGATASMSGYYATTVSANLNFLLPAVNTEYIYCECMKLKTGKHILVFDIRVTDDEGNLLDSGEFSFFASKVPVLGDNLKFGK, encoded by the coding sequence ATGGTCATAAAAGTGAGAAAAGCACGTTCAGAAAAAGAAGCAGCAATGAGGGAGAAGATGATCCCGGAATTGTATGCTAATGAATATAATAGTTTTATAGGTTTTGAGATTATGGAGCTGAGCTCCACATACAGCAAAGCCAGAATTAAAGCTGATTCAAGATTACACAACACCTACGGAAGTATTCATGGTGGTGCACTGCTCTCATTTGTAGATGCTATGGCAGGAGCAACAGCCAGCATGAGTGGATATTACGCAACAACAGTATCTGCTAATCTTAACTTCCTATTGCCCGCAGTAAACACTGAATACATATACTGCGAATGTATGAAACTCAAGACAGGTAAGCACATCCTCGTATTTGACATAAGAGTTACAGACGATGAAGGAAATCTACTCGATAGTGGTGAGTTTTCATTTTTTGCAAGTAAAGTACCTGTTCTTGGCGACAATTTGAAATTTGGTAAATAA
- a CDS encoding DUF1284 domain-containing protein: protein MSRILRPHHGMCFQFYEGKGYSEDFTDHMGRIIREMETDPLQKIRLKVETDIVCANCPNNMAGECSTFDKVKRYDEEVLKKCGLTCDDEISFAEFTELVRKKIIYAGIRSDICGDCSWDYICREKEQGC from the coding sequence GTGAGTAGAATATTACGACCACATCATGGGATGTGTTTTCAGTTTTATGAAGGCAAGGGATATAGTGAGGATTTCACTGATCACATGGGCAGGATAATAAGAGAGATGGAGACTGATCCGCTTCAGAAGATCAGGCTGAAGGTTGAGACAGATATTGTATGTGCGAACTGTCCCAACAATATGGCAGGAGAGTGCTCTACATTTGATAAGGTAAAAAGATATGACGAAGAAGTCCTTAAGAAATGCGGGTTGACCTGTGATGACGAAATCTCTTTTGCCGAGTTTACTGAATTGGTAAGAAAGAAGATCATTTACGCAGGAATCAGAAGTGATATATGCGGTGACTGTAGTTGGGATTATATCTGCAGAGAAAAAGAGCAAGGCTGTTGA
- a CDS encoding TetR/AcrR family transcriptional regulator, which translates to MTALQLFVEKGYHETKVSDIAAAVPMSTGLMFHYFKSKEELLAALVAMGEQYTKATAGGDGIPADAFLKGMLDELFKYAKLQPFVSNMFVLMAQARRAGMPEDIRKMAMSVEAVDNTAKVIKRGQKEGSFRAGDPKLLALCFWSAFQGIMEEMTIDKNLETPDSEWIMGILRK; encoded by the coding sequence ATGACAGCACTGCAGCTGTTTGTAGAAAAAGGGTATCATGAAACCAAAGTAAGTGATATTGCCGCTGCAGTTCCAATGAGTACGGGACTTATGTTTCATTACTTTAAGTCCAAGGAGGAGCTGCTTGCAGCCTTGGTTGCTATGGGTGAGCAATATACAAAGGCTACTGCCGGTGGCGATGGTATCCCCGCGGATGCGTTTCTTAAGGGAATGCTGGATGAGCTCTTTAAATATGCCAAGTTGCAGCCTTTTGTCAGCAATATGTTTGTACTGATGGCCCAGGCCAGAAGAGCCGGAATGCCTGAGGATATCAGAAAGATGGCTATGTCTGTGGAGGCGGTCGATAACACTGCCAAAGTAATCAAGAGAGGGCAGAAAGAGGGCTCTTTCAGAGCGGGAGATCCCAAACTCCTGGCACTTTGTTTTTGGTCAGCCTTCCAGGGCATAATGGAAGAGATGACTATAGATAAAAACCTTGAAACACCTGACTCCGAGTGGATAATGGGAATTTTACGCAAATGA
- a CDS encoding phytoene desaturase family protein yields MKKVVIIGGGIAGLSAGIYARLCGMDVEIYEKNAVPGGECMGWKRKGFVIDNCIHWLTGTKKGTELYDVWKEVGALMDDTEYAPLDSFFTSCHGGKRVTLWADLDRTRRELLELSPEDKEEIDKFIDYVEYSKKCVMPAAKPLDMFGFMDYINYGREMGQFVQVMKELGDISLAEYSKRFKSPLIRKMLCDYLPGDYTAYSLLVSYATIADGNGGIPIGGSLEMSLRMEKRFKDLGGRIYYNKPVEKLNIEKKKVVSMLLECGATVTGDEFICTADTAVLFKKLLDEKYMPKIYKKAYESPKEYPATSGFQVAFAADKKFNPGETVFIDIEPLKVGAGTFDRMYVKVYGYDETFVNGDRQVMQTNIIQSDSDYEWWKSLSRDEYNRAKEKLVEAVRTRIEAAFPETKGTLEYLDAWTPLTYERYCNAYHGSYMSFVTTPGNKTIRVRGDIKGIRNLCFAGQWSSQPGGLPVAVTNGKFAIQRMVGKKEFEERINDQRRAEGREKESNTYDSTAAVCRKRVS; encoded by the coding sequence ATGAAAAAAGTAGTGATTATAGGTGGTGGAATAGCAGGGCTTTCAGCAGGTATCTATGCGAGACTTTGTGGAATGGATGTTGAGATTTATGAGAAGAACGCTGTTCCGGGTGGCGAGTGTATGGGCTGGAAGAGAAAGGGATTTGTTATTGACAATTGCATACATTGGCTTACTGGTACCAAGAAGGGAACCGAACTCTATGATGTCTGGAAAGAGGTTGGAGCTCTTATGGATGACACAGAATATGCGCCTCTTGATTCTTTTTTCACCTCATGTCACGGTGGCAAGAGAGTAACTCTCTGGGCTGATCTTGACAGGACCAGAAGGGAACTTTTGGAGCTTTCTCCTGAGGATAAGGAAGAGATAGACAAATTCATTGATTATGTTGAATACTCCAAGAAATGCGTTATGCCAGCAGCCAAGCCTCTGGATATGTTCGGTTTTATGGACTACATTAACTACGGCAGGGAGATGGGGCAGTTTGTGCAGGTTATGAAGGAACTTGGGGATATCTCACTGGCGGAATACAGTAAGAGATTCAAGTCACCACTTATCAGAAAGATGCTCTGTGATTACCTGCCTGGGGACTACACAGCATATTCACTTCTTGTTTCTTACGCTACTATAGCGGACGGTAACGGTGGTATTCCTATTGGAGGTTCACTGGAAATGTCTCTTAGAATGGAGAAGCGCTTCAAGGACCTTGGAGGCAGGATTTACTACAACAAGCCGGTAGAGAAGCTTAATATAGAAAAGAAAAAGGTTGTTTCTATGCTACTTGAGTGTGGTGCAACAGTCACAGGTGATGAGTTCATCTGTACCGCAGATACTGCAGTTCTGTTCAAAAAACTTCTTGATGAGAAGTATATGCCAAAAATCTATAAAAAAGCATATGAGTCTCCAAAGGAATATCCTGCTACAAGTGGTTTTCAGGTTGCTTTTGCCGCAGATAAAAAATTTAATCCCGGAGAGACAGTATTTATTGACATTGAGCCTCTTAAGGTTGGTGCAGGTACTTTTGACAGAATGTATGTTAAGGTTTACGGTTATGATGAGACCTTTGTTAATGGAGACAGACAGGTGATGCAGACCAACATAATCCAGAGTGATTCGGATTATGAGTGGTGGAAGTCTCTTTCAAGGGATGAATACAACAGAGCAAAAGAGAAACTGGTAGAGGCGGTCAGAACGAGGATAGAGGCTGCATTCCCTGAGACTAAGGGTACACTTGAGTACCTGGATGCCTGGACACCTCTTACCTATGAGAGATATTGCAACGCATACCACGGCAGCTATATGAGTTTTGTAACTACACCAGGCAACAAGACTATCAGAGTGAGGGGAGACATAAAGGGTATCAGAAACCTATGTTTTGCAGGCCAGTGGAGCAGCCAGCCGGGCGGACTCCCTGTAGCAGTTACTAATGGTAAATTCGCAATTCAGAGAATGGTTGGCAAAAAGGAATTTGAGGAAAGAATAAATGACCAGAGAAGAGCAGAAGGAAGAGAGAAGGAAAGCAATACTTATGACAGCACTGCAGCTGTTTGTAGAAAAAGGGTATCATGA
- a CDS encoding YccF domain-containing protein: MRLLGNIIWILLGGLLSAIGWWFMGIVWCITVVGIPVGIQCFKLSSISLNPFGKEIVNDGGTGSFLLNILWLIFSGWELALGNAIIGCLFCITIVGIPFGKQFFKIAKVALMPFGARVVREHYL; this comes from the coding sequence ATGAGACTGTTGGGAAATATTATATGGATTTTATTAGGCGGCTTGTTAAGTGCAATCGGATGGTGGTTCATGGGAATTGTCTGGTGCATTACTGTAGTGGGAATTCCCGTAGGAATCCAGTGCTTTAAGCTATCATCTATTTCGCTTAATCCATTTGGGAAAGAAATTGTTAATGACGGTGGAACAGGATCTTTTCTGTTAAATATCTTGTGGCTCATCTTTTCCGGATGGGAGCTGGCATTAGGAAATGCTATTATCGGATGCCTTTTCTGCATCACAATTGTGGGAATTCCATTTGGAAAGCAGTTTTTCAAGATTGCTAAAGTTGCGTTGATGCCTTTTGGCGCCAGAGTTGTAAGAGAACATTATCTATAA
- a CDS encoding putative quinol monooxygenase: protein MSIVVNLRYKGTNGAAKRFAEEMISSGTVDKIRNEAGNLRYEYFQSLDDPETILLIDSWEDQKSIDVHHASPMMNTIMELREKYNLHMTVERFKPDDGMPEKDTNFIRK, encoded by the coding sequence ATGAGCATTGTAGTTAATTTGCGTTACAAGGGAACAAATGGCGCAGCAAAAAGATTTGCTGAGGAGATGATCAGCAGTGGAACAGTTGATAAGATCCGGAATGAAGCAGGAAATCTAAGATATGAGTATTTCCAGTCCTTGGATGATCCGGAAACAATTCTTTTGATAGACAGTTGGGAGGATCAGAAATCCATTGATGTTCACCATGCTTCACCTATGATGAATACGATCATGGAGCTTCGCGAAAAGTATAATCTTCATATGACTGTAGAAAGATTTAAACCTGATGATGGCATGCCTGAGAAGGATACAAATTTCATAAGAAAATAG
- a CDS encoding YgjV family protein, whose amino-acid sequence MSVIIANIIDFVAAMVQVGSGAIKKKNKILVVQIIQLLMQAVSMLLLGGVTGAVSNVLSCFRNYLCYKEKLNLVWKIVLIAASIAMTIALNDQGFLGIIPAAVCTVYIIFMDIKDPVKFKLLVTLSFVPWMFYHFILKSYTGAIFDAATVVTNSITLVGMIKEKKKVDKKAFGGYDEHCS is encoded by the coding sequence ATGAGTGTTATTATTGCAAACATAATTGACTTTGTTGCTGCTATGGTTCAGGTTGGATCAGGGGCTATAAAGAAAAAAAATAAGATACTTGTTGTTCAGATAATCCAGCTCTTGATGCAAGCGGTCAGCATGCTCCTTCTCGGAGGTGTGACAGGTGCAGTAAGTAATGTATTGTCATGCTTTAGAAACTATCTCTGCTATAAAGAAAAGCTAAACCTCGTATGGAAGATCGTTCTTATCGCTGCATCTATAGCTATGACTATTGCTTTAAATGATCAGGGCTTTCTTGGGATAATACCCGCTGCAGTATGTACTGTATATATTATCTTCATGGATATCAAGGATCCTGTTAAGTTCAAACTTCTTGTAACACTGTCTTTTGTGCCATGGATGTTTTATCATTTTATTTTGAAGTCCTATACCGGAGCAATCTTTGATGCTGCTACTGTTGTGACAAATAGCATAACACTCGTGGGGATGATCAAAGAAAAGAAAAAGGTGGATAAAAAAGCATTTGGAGGTTACGATGAGCATTGTAGTTAA
- a CDS encoding alpha/beta hydrolase, protein MKEIIVEEKHIYIYGEGSASAPLVITNTFQGDGSSVYSALCSMTDKKVNLAVISDVNWDDEMSPWECPPLNKNVSPCTGGADKYLTKLTDSIIPAIKKELGAEPEYMVIAGYSLAGLFAIYSLYKTDIFSRAVSASGSMWFPDFIEYTRKNEFCRKPDKVYFSLGDKEAHTRNALLGTVEDRTNEIYGHYKDEGIDTVFEMNPGNHFRDADIRLAKGIAWIL, encoded by the coding sequence ATGAAAGAAATTATAGTTGAAGAAAAACACATTTATATTTACGGCGAAGGGAGCGCTTCTGCTCCACTGGTGATCACTAACACATTTCAGGGGGATGGTAGCAGTGTTTACAGCGCTCTTTGCTCGATGACAGATAAAAAGGTAAACCTTGCTGTCATAAGTGATGTAAACTGGGACGATGAGATGTCGCCATGGGAATGCCCGCCTTTAAATAAAAATGTAAGTCCATGTACAGGCGGCGCAGATAAATATCTTACAAAACTGACTGATAGCATAATTCCTGCAATTAAGAAAGAACTTGGTGCCGAACCGGAATATATGGTCATAGCCGGTTATTCTCTGGCGGGATTATTTGCTATCTATAGCCTGTACAAAACGGATATTTTTTCAAGGGCTGTAAGTGCGTCAGGTTCCATGTGGTTCCCTGATTTTATAGAATATACCAGGAAGAATGAGTTTTGCAGAAAGCCTGACAAGGTCTATTTTTCTCTGGGAGATAAAGAGGCACATACCAGAAATGCGCTGCTTGGCACAGTGGAAGATAGAACTAATGAGATTTATGGTCATTACAAAGATGAGGGGATAGATACTGTCTTTGAGATGAATCCGGGCAACCACTTCAGGGATGCAGATATAAGGCTTGCTAAGGGTATTGCCTGGATTTTGTGA
- a CDS encoding flavodoxin family protein, protein MNIAVRYCSKTKFGNTRRIAEAIADGIGVKAVSIADEPRLQDKVDILFLGGAPYANIMAPELKEYAEELDPKMVSKVVLFTTSNWSRRTVLALKKMLKGKGITVCEDYFYAHMLNIDGKLEAAKEFGKKMME, encoded by the coding sequence ATGAATATTGCAGTAAGATACTGTTCTAAAACTAAATTTGGGAATACAAGGAGAATTGCAGAGGCGATAGCTGATGGGATTGGTGTAAAAGCAGTCAGCATAGCTGATGAACCAAGACTCCAAGACAAAGTAGACATTCTTTTTCTTGGTGGGGCTCCATATGCAAATATCATGGCTCCTGAGCTGAAAGAATATGCGGAAGAACTTGATCCTAAGATGGTTTCAAAGGTAGTTCTTTTTACAACTTCAAATTGGTCAAGAAGAACAGTCCTGGCGCTCAAGAAGATGCTTAAGGGTAAAGGGATTACTGTCTGTGAAGACTATTTTTATGCGCATATGCTGAATATAGATGGGAAACTTGAAGCGGCAAAAGAATTTGGGAAAAAGATGATGGAGTAA
- a CDS encoding purine biosynthesis protein PurH, whose protein sequence is MKSILIKDTTREQREQIVAESIGNISGSCDGCMSGLADMYQDYIDGKKEIREINMEFRAHYESGVDGPEKADCGYKL, encoded by the coding sequence ATGAAATCAATTTTGATCAAAGATACAACAAGGGAGCAGAGAGAGCAGATAGTGGCAGAGTCCATAGGGAATATCAGTGGCTCATGCGACGGATGTATGTCCGGACTGGCAGATATGTACCAGGACTATATTGATGGTAAAAAAGAGATCCGCGAGATAAATATGGAATTTAGAGCGCACTATGAATCAGGTGTTGATGGACCAGAGAAGGCAGATTGTGGGTACAAACTATGA
- a CDS encoding prolyl-tRNA synthetase associated domain-containing protein, with protein MELFDGRPETCEGRLDREVRVYDYLDRLGIEYKRVDHEPANTMEACEEVDKVLGTLMCKNLFLCNRQKTRFYLLLMPGDKKFKTKELSSQINSARLSFAEAEDMLKYLDIEPGAVSVMGLMNDKNHEVQLLVDEDLKTSEFFGCHPCVCTSSLKIRTTDIFEKFLPEVGHEPQTVHLVGEDRE; from the coding sequence ATGGAATTGTTTGATGGAAGGCCAGAGACCTGTGAAGGCCGTTTGGATAGAGAAGTCAGGGTATACGACTATTTGGATAGACTTGGGATAGAGTACAAACGAGTTGATCATGAGCCGGCAAATACTATGGAGGCCTGTGAAGAGGTGGATAAAGTGCTGGGAACACTGATGTGCAAGAATCTTTTTCTTTGTAACAGACAGAAGACCAGGTTTTATCTATTGCTCATGCCAGGGGATAAGAAGTTCAAAACAAAAGAACTTTCAAGTCAGATAAATTCAGCCAGGCTTTCTTTTGCTGAAGCAGAAGATATGCTGAAATATCTGGATATTGAGCCTGGGGCGGTAAGTGTAATGGGACTAATGAATGACAAAAACCATGAAGTGCAGCTTCTTGTGGATGAGGATCTTAAGACATCTGAGTTTTTTGGCTGCCATCCATGTGTATGTACATCGAGCCTGAAGATCAGGACAACTGATATTTTTGAGAAGTTTCTACCGGAAGTAGGACATGAACCGCAGACAGTACACCTTGTAGGAGAGGATAGAGAATGA